A stretch of the Streptomyces ortus genome encodes the following:
- the lnt gene encoding apolipoprotein N-acyltransferase, translating to MLSFPAPSLWWFAYVALVPWILLVRSAPTGRRAAYDGWLGGLGFMLAVHHWLLPSLHVFTVVIAALLGALWAPWGWLVRRFLAGAPSAGRVLAALFVLPSGWLMVELVRSWEGLGGPWGLLGSSQWEVAPALRLASVGGVWLLSFLLVAVNVAVAVLVAVRSSRVPAVAGLVATAAATSAVWVWSPRPAEDGGRARIAVVQPGVIDGAGAPERRFAREEALTRKLAGRDVDLVVWGESSVGFDLADRADLADRLAALSREVDADIMVNVDARRSDRPGIYKSSVLVGPQGPTGDRYDKMRLVPFGEYVPARSLLGWATSVGKAAGEDRMRGTRQVVMNVGDGLRVGPMVCFESAFPDISRHLARDGADVLLAQSSTSSFQSSWAPEQHASLAALRAAETGRPMVHATLTGVSAVYGPGGERVGSWLGTDASTSAVYEVPLAHGVTPYARFGEWPVYLALLILAALGATEGVRSLRLRRSSRLGASAPSPHAPPARTVRESPARPGR from the coding sequence GTGGTTCGCGTACGTGGCACTGGTGCCGTGGATCCTGCTCGTGCGCTCGGCCCCGACCGGGCGGCGCGCGGCGTACGACGGCTGGCTCGGCGGGCTCGGTTTCATGCTGGCCGTGCACCACTGGCTGCTGCCGAGCCTGCATGTCTTCACCGTCGTGATAGCGGCGCTGCTGGGCGCGCTGTGGGCGCCGTGGGGCTGGCTGGTACGCCGGTTCCTGGCCGGGGCGCCCTCGGCGGGGCGCGTGCTGGCCGCCCTGTTCGTGCTGCCCTCCGGCTGGCTGATGGTCGAACTCGTACGCTCCTGGGAGGGGTTGGGCGGCCCCTGGGGCCTGCTCGGGTCGAGCCAGTGGGAGGTGGCGCCCGCTCTGCGGCTCGCCTCGGTCGGCGGGGTGTGGCTGCTGAGCTTCCTGCTCGTGGCGGTGAACGTGGCGGTCGCCGTCCTCGTCGCCGTGCGGTCCTCCCGGGTCCCGGCGGTGGCCGGGCTCGTCGCGACGGCCGCGGCCACCTCGGCGGTCTGGGTCTGGTCCCCCCGGCCGGCGGAGGACGGCGGACGGGCCCGGATCGCCGTCGTGCAGCCCGGCGTGATCGACGGGGCGGGCGCTCCGGAGAGGCGGTTCGCACGCGAGGAGGCGCTCACCCGGAAGCTGGCAGGGCGGGACGTCGACCTGGTCGTGTGGGGCGAGAGCAGTGTCGGTTTCGACCTCGCCGACCGTGCCGACCTGGCCGACCGGCTCGCCGCGCTGTCCCGCGAGGTCGACGCCGACATCATGGTGAACGTCGACGCGCGCCGCTCGGACCGGCCGGGCATCTACAAGAGTTCCGTGCTCGTGGGTCCGCAGGGCCCGACCGGCGACCGCTACGACAAGATGCGGCTGGTGCCCTTCGGCGAGTACGTCCCGGCGCGCTCGCTCCTCGGCTGGGCGACCTCCGTGGGCAAGGCGGCGGGCGAGGACCGTATGCGCGGCACCCGGCAGGTCGTGATGAACGTCGGCGACGGACTGCGGGTGGGCCCGATGGTCTGCTTCGAGTCGGCGTTCCCCGACATCAGCCGCCATCTCGCCCGTGACGGCGCCGACGTGCTGCTCGCGCAGTCGTCGACCTCGTCGTTCCAGAGCAGCTGGGCCCCCGAGCAGCACGCCTCGCTGGCGGCGCTGCGGGCCGCGGAGACGGGCCGCCCGATGGTCCACGCGACGCTCACCGGCGTCTCGGCGGTCTACGGTCCGGGCGGCGAACGCGTCGGCTCCTGGCTCGGCACCGACGCGAGCACGTCCGCCGTGTACGAGGTGCCGCTGGCGCACGGTGTCACCCCGTACGCGCGCTTCGGCGAGTGGCCGGTGTATCTGGCCCTGCTGATCCTGGCCGCACTGGGCGCCACCGAGGGCGTACGGTCGCTGCGGCTCAGGCGGTCGAGTCGCCTCGGGGCGAGCGCTCCGTCACCGCACGCACCACCCGCTCGCACAGTTCGTGAGTCTCCAGCGCGTCCCGGGCGCTGA